The sequence below is a genomic window from Anaerolineae bacterium.
TTCTTTCCCTTTACTCCCTTCCCCTGACTTTATCCGGCCTTGTGGTAGCTTTTGCCTTTATTGTGCTTCTTGGGCGCAACGGGATCCTTAACCTCATTGTGCAGCGAGCTTTCGGATTACCCCGGGATGTGTATTTCAATGTGTATTCGTGGTTAGGTCTCGTAGTAGTTTATTCTTTTTACCAAATCCCTCTCATGACTCTGACCATGGCCGCCGTTTTTGGGAATCTGGACCGCAGCCTGGTAGAGGCAGCCCGAAATCTGGGAGCACGCCCCTTCCAGGTCTGGCGCTATGTCATTATCCCGGTGTTAGCTCCGGGTTTTCTGGCCGGAATGAGTATCCAGTTTGCGGGGATGATGGGCGCTTTCGGCACAGTGCTGGCTCTGGTAGGAGGGGCCAAGAATTTGCTATCGGTGCAAATCTATTACCATGCGTCAGAATCCACCTACAATCTCCCCCAGGCCGGAGCCTTAGCCGTGGCCCTTATAACAATAACGGCAAGCGTGCTCTTCCTTCTGAATCGCCTTGAACGGTCCCTGAGGCCGGGAGGATGATATGATCCGTCGGTTGCTGGTGATTTTCCTTATCCTTTACATTATCGTGCCCCTTCTCATGCCCATTATCTTTTCTTTCAGCGTTTTCTGGCAGGACATTTTGCCCCAGGGGTTCACCCTGCGCTGGTATGCTGCCATCGTTACCAGGCCCAGAAATTTCTCTGCTCTCCTGAGCTCTCTTATAGTAGCCACCGGTGCAGTCCTTCTGAATTTCATCATATGTGTACCCGCTGCCTATGCCCTCAACCGCCTGGAGACCCCCGCTGGAAGGATGCTGCGCTCTCTTTCCAACGTCCTGCCCCTTATCTTTCCTCCGGTTATCATAGGCACGGCCCTGGTGCAGGCTTTTTCCCGTCCGCCTTTAGCCCTAACCGGCAGTCTCCCTATGGTCATCATCGCCCATGCCCTTATAGGCTTCCCCTTTATGTTTCGCAATACCTTGGCTAGCTTCCGCACCATTGATGAGCGTACCCTATCCGAAGCAGCAGCCAGTCTGGGGGCTAATCTCTGGCAGAGGCTGCGCTATGTCATCGTGCCCAATGTTTTTCCTGGCATCCTCGCGGGCGCTCTCCTGGTATTCGCTATGTCCATAGGCGAATTTGAAGTAACAAGCATGGTGGCTGGATTCACAGCCCAAACTTTGCCCCTCCAACTTTTCCAGCAGATCCGCAACGATATGCGCATCGCGAGCGCCATCTCCGCTTTCCTGGTATATGTGTCTGTCCTTTGTTTCCTGGGGATGACCTATCTTGGGGGACGCATCCACGGAGGTCCAGAACAGCGATGAAAGAATCCGAAATAGCCATTGCTGCCGCTTTAGCTGCCGGCCGGCTTATAAGAGAAGGGTTTGGAAGCCATCATAATGCTCAGTCTAAAGGGAGCGCCATAGATCTGGTCACTCCGATTGACCAGCAGGCCGAGGAACTCATCGTTTCCATCCTGCGCCAAGCTTTTCCGGCTTACGGGTTCCTGAGCGAAGAAAGCCCCCCAATCGCCGGAATCGCGGAAAAGTGCTGGATTATTGACCCCCTTGATGGC
It includes:
- a CDS encoding ABC transporter permease subunit; protein product: MKARRYITEYLFLLPFLGFLMVFELYPLVNMAVRSFFDANSGNFTFQNYINLFTQPHFRTAIRNSLLFASACSLVGGIGGTFVGYIVPRLPARSRNLLLSLYSLPLTLSGLVVAFAFIVLLGRNGILNLIVQRAFGLPRDVYFNVYSWLGLVVVYSFYQIPLMTLTMAAVFGNLDRSLVEAARNLGARPFQVWRYVIIPVLAPGFLAGMSIQFAGMMGAFGTVLALVGGAKNLLSVQIYYHASESTYNLPQAGALAVALITITASVLFLLNRLERSLRPGG
- a CDS encoding ABC transporter permease: MIRRLLVIFLILYIIVPLLMPIIFSFSVFWQDILPQGFTLRWYAAIVTRPRNFSALLSSLIVATGAVLLNFIICVPAAYALNRLETPAGRMLRSLSNVLPLIFPPVIIGTALVQAFSRPPLALTGSLPMVIIAHALIGFPFMFRNTLASFRTIDERTLSEAAASLGANLWQRLRYVIVPNVFPGILAGALLVFAMSIGEFEVTSMVAGFTAQTLPLQLFQQIRNDMRIASAISAFLVYVSVLCFLGMTYLGGRIHGGPEQR